CGATCGCGGTTACGATCGAGGTCGCGAAGGCCGAAGAGCCGCAAAAACCGGAAGAACCGGAGGAACCGCAGGAGCCGGCCGAAACGACGGTCAACGAAGAGCCGAGCCCACAGCCGGCCTATTCGCCGGCCGATACGCCGACCAGCGGCAATGAGCCCATTGCCCCGAACACCCCGGCGCCGGCCGCTCCTCAGCCGGAACCGCTCGGCGATATCGACTCTCCGCTGCCGCCGGCGCCCGTCGAAGTCGCCGACGATGTCTTCGATGACGAGGAGATGACCAACCCGAGCTCGGCGATCCCCTCCGACGGCGACGGCGCGACAGCGGGAGAAGACTCACCGTCGGAAAACGGTTCGGGTTCAGAGAGCGAGCAGGCCGTCGATCAGCAGCCTCAGGAAGCCGCCGGACAAGGCGTCTCTGAAGCACGGAACGGCGAGGCGCCCGAAATCGCGCCGGCCGGAAGCCTCAGCGAAACCGCGACCGCCGACACCGCCCCGCCCGCACAGAACGCTCCGGCGCCCCAGAGCGACAGCGATCCTGCGGTCATCGTGGAAAGCCCGGCCCTGCAGGAGGCGATCAGCCGGATGGAATCGCAGATGGACTCCGAACTGGCCCTGGCCCAGGACCGCGAGGCGATCCAGGTGGGCGCGGTAACCGGCGTGAGTCTGCTGCTGTCGGCGGGGTACGTGACCTGGTGCCTTCGCGCGGCGTCGCTGCTGACCAGCCTGCTGGCCACCACGCCCCTGTGGCGGTGGTTCGATCCCGTGCCGATCCTGGACAACTGGAGCAACAAGAACGTCCTTCCCGCCAACCGTCCGGCCGCCGGACCAAGAGACGGAGAGGACGACAGCGAAGACAAACTGCGGCGCCTGGTGGACTAGCCGTACCGCGGTCCGACCGGGTGTGACGCGTTGAACAGAGGACAACGGATATGAGACGCCTCACGGCAACAAGTCGACTGACCATCGGGCTGGTGAGCCTGACGATCAGCCTCGTCCTGGGAGCTGAATTCCTCGGCCTGATCCCGGACCATTCCAGGGCCGCCCTCGATAGCAGGAAACAGCTCTGCGAGTCCCTGGCCGTCTGCTGCGCCCTGGCCATGCAGACCGGAGACAATCGCGCGATCCAAGCCGCCATGGATGAACTCGTCCAGCGCAGCTCCGAGGTCGTTTCCGTCGGCCTGCGGAGCTCAGCCGGCGAGCTCCTGGACGAATCCGGCGACCACCGCCGACACTGGCAAACCATGTCCGGCGACAGATCGACCGCGGAGCAGGTCCAGGTGCCCCTCTTCCGCGACAAGCAGCGGTGGGGAACCCTCGAAATCCGTTTCACGCCCCTGGCGGGAACCGGCGTGTTGGGCATTCTGGGCCGTCCCATCATCCGACTCGCCCTTTTCATCGCCGTCGCGGGTTCCATTCTCTTTTTCGTGTACCTCAGGCGAACGCTCCAGCACCTCGATCCCTCATCGGTCATTCCCGACCGCGTCAAGGCCATGCTCGACACCCTGGCCGAAGGGGTCCTGGTGCTCGACGAAAAGGAGCGGATCGTACTGGCCAACGAGGCTTTTGAGCGGCACGTGGGCGAACCGTCAGCCGCCCTGCAGGGGCGGCAGGCGTCGCGGCTGGGCTGGAGCGACGCGGGACTCGAATCGTCCGTCCAGACGCTTCCCTGGCTCCACGTCCTGACGACGGGCGCCGCCTGCACCGGAACCCAGCTCCATTTCTCCGGAAAACCCGGCGATCGGAAATTCGCGGTCAACGCCGCCCCCATCCTGGGCGAGGACGGAAAGCAGCGGGGCGTCCTGGTGACCTTCGACGACATGACGCACATCGAGGAGAAGAACGCCCAGCTTCGCCAGACAATGGCCCTGCTCAGGGAATCGCGGGACAAGGTGGCCCGACAGAACACCGAACTCAGCGCCGCCAAACAGGCCGCCGAATCAGCCAACCAGGCCAAGAGCGCGTTCCTGGCCAACATGAGCCACGAGATCCGCACGCCCATGACCGCCATCCTCGGCTTCGCCGACGTCCTGAGGGAGGCGCAGGGCGACCAGGAGAAGCGCACGGAGTGGATCGACGCCATTCGACGCAACGGCGAGCACCTTCTGACGGTGATCAACGACCTGCTCGATCTCTCGAAGATCGAAGCGGGCAAGATGCAGGTGGAACTGATCGACACCAATCCGGCCCGCATCGTCGAGGACGTCCGGTCGCTGCTCGACGTGAGGGCCAGGGACAAGGGCATCGCTCTGGAAATGGAGTTCCACGGACCGGTTCCCGAAACGATCCGCTGCGATCCGACGCGGCTGCGGCAGATCCTGGTCAACCTGGCCGGCAACGCCATCAAGTTCACCGACAAGGGCGGCGTGACGATCGCCGCGGCGGTGGAAGGGCCGACCGCGGAGGACCGGGCGGTGCTGCGGTTCGACGTGAAGGATACCGGCCTGGGCATGACTCCGGAACAGTTGGATCGGCTGTTTAAGCCGTTCAGCCAGGCCGATCAGTCGACGACCCGCAAGTACGGAGGCACCGGATTGGGCCTCGTCATCTCGCGGCAATTGGCCCGCCTGCTGGGAGGCGACGTGACCGTCGCCAGCGAGCCCAAACGCGGAAGCACGTTCACCGTCCGGATCGACGCCGGAACCTACTCCGAACTCCGGATGGTCGACGCCGGCAGCGCGATCGACGCCGCCAGCGCCGAAGCGCCGGCGGCCTCATCGAGCCTGCGGTGGTCCGGACGCGTGCTCCTGGCTGAAGACGGCCCCGACAACCAGATGCTGATTTCGCTGCTGCTCCGCCGAGTGGGCCTCGAAGTGGACATCGTGGGAACCGGGGCCGACGCCGTGGCCCGCGCCGGCAACGCCTGGGAGGCTGGACGGCCGTACGACCTGATCCTGATGGATCTGATGATGCCCGAACTGGACGGCAACGACGCCGTGGCCCAACTGCGGGCCCGCGGCTATGAGATGCCCGTGATCGCCTTGACCGCCCACGCCATGGCCGGGATCCGCGAGCAATGCATCGCCGACGGCTTCAACGACTACGTGAGCAAACCCATCAACCGGGATGCGCTCTTTACGACGATAGGCCGGTACCTCCAGCCGCTGGAAGAACAGCCGGTCGCCGCCGACGGTGCAGCGGTCGAACGCCCGCCCGACGCCGTCGAAGCCGAAGCGGCAACTCCCGCCGACGAACCGGCGGCAGGCAACGTCGTGGACATCGCCGGCATGATCGATCTGGTGGACGGCGATGTCACCTTCGTGCGGGAACTGATTGAAACGTTCATCGCCAACGAAACGAAGCTGATGGAAGAACTTCGACGGGCCGTCGCCGATTCGGACGCCGAATCGCTGGCCCGCTCCGCCCACGCCCTCAAGGGCTCCCTGGGCGCGCTGCGGGCCTGGCCGGCCTTCGAGGTCGCACGCGAAATGGAGGAACTGGGCCTCTGCGGCGATGCGGTCGAGGCGACGGCCACACTGACGAACCTGGAGAACGAGCGCCAGCGGCTTCTGGCGGCTCTGACCTCAGCCATGGAAGGCGACGTGCTCGCCACCAACGGGTGACGGATCGCCAGCCATCGAGCGGCGCCGCGGCGCGCCCCTCATTCCCCCGCGCCGGAGAATCCCAGCTCACGGTCAAGCCAATCGTCGGCGGCAAGGACGGCTTGACGCTGACGCCGCGCCAGACGTTCAGCCCGACGCTGGGCGCCATCGAACAGCCGTCCCGCCAACGCGGAAACCACTTCCTCTCCCGCCCCGCCGTACCGCCTTCGCAGCATCATCGACGTGCGGGGCGCGTAACGGCACACCAGCTCATCCTCGAGGCTGGCCATCGTCTCGGCGCTTCCCGGATCGCCCTGGCGGGCGCAGCGGCCGAAAAGCTGCCGGTCGATCCGGCGGGCCTCATGCCGCTCCGTCGCCAGAACGTGCAGCCCGCCCAGCTCGCCGACCCCTCGACCCAGCTTGATGTCCGTGCCGCGACCGGCCATGTTCGTCGCCACCGTGATCCGGCCCCGCTGACCCGCCTCAGCCACGATCCGCGCCTCCTCGGCGTGGTACCGGGCGTTGAGAACCTGATGGGGCAAACCCCCCGCCTCCAGCAGCCGGCTCAGGTGTTCGCTGGCCGCGACGCTTCGGGTTCCGACCAGAATGGGCCGGCCCGTCTGATGCACCGCCCGAACCCGCTCGACCACCGCGCGGAACTTCGCCTCTTCCGTCCTGAAGATGCGGTCCGTCAGCCGCTCGCGAATGCACGGGCGATGCGTCGGAACCGGCACGACGGGCAGCCGGTACACCTGCCAGAACTCCCGCCAGGCCTCCGCCGCCGTTCCCGTCATCCCGCAAAGCACCTTGTACGATCGGAAGAACCGCTGAAAACTCATGCGGGCAAGCGTCTCCTTCGGCGGCTCGATCGCCAGCGACTCCTTGGCCTGGATCGCCTGATGCAGCCCGTCACGCCACTGGCGGTCCGGCATCAGCCGACCGGTGAACTCATCGACGATGACCACCTTCCCGCCGTCGACCATGTACTGCCTGCCCGGCAAATAAAACTCCCTCGCCGTCAACGCCTGGACGATCAGTTCCTCGCGCCGGCGCGCCCCCCGCCAGAACGCCCCAAGCGCCGTCGCCAGGGCGGCCAACCGCTGCTTGCCGTACTCGGTCAGGCCGATCTCCCGACGACGGCGATCGACCCGATAGTCCCGGCCCGCGACCAGTTGGTCCGTCAGGCCCGACGCCTGACCAAACGCCTGGACCTGATCGGGATTCGGCGAGTCGCCGCAGAGAATGAGCGGCGTGACGGCTTCGTCGATCAGCAGGCAGTCGGCCTCATCGACGATGGCATAGTGCAGGCCGCGCTGGACCACCCGATCCATCACGCTCCCGCCGCCGGGCTTCTTGGCCAACAGAATCGCCCCGAGCTCCTGCCGGCGCCCCAGCACCAGCCGGTCCCGCAGATAGTCCGCCGCCACTTCCTTGTTCGTGCAATACGTGATATCGGCGTCGTAGGCCTTGCGCCGCTCGTCGGGCGGCATGCCGTTCTCGATGTGCGCGACTCTCAGACCGCAAAACCGATAGACCGCCGCCATCCACTCCGCGTCGCGCCGGGCCAGATAGTCGTTGGCCGTCACCACGTGGCACCCGCGCCCGCGCCAACCCATCAGCGTCGCCGCCAGCGCCGCCGTCAGCGTCTTGCCTTCCCCCGTGGCCATCTCGACGATGCAGCGGGACGCCAAAGCCAACCCGCCGGCCAACTGGACCGGAAACGGACGCTGCCCCATCTGACGCCAAGCCGCCTCGCGGACCACCGCGACCGCCTCGTATTGGTCCTCCTTCGTCTCGCGACCCAGACGGAAACGCTCGCGAAGCACCTCCGCCCGGGCCCGAAGGCCGGCGTCGGATATCCCAGCCAACCGCCGCTCCCACGCCAGCACCGAGTCCGCCTGACGGAGAAACCGCTTCGTCCGCGGCATGGCCCGATCCACCGCCCCGGCCACCGCGTGCCAGACCGCGTCCAACCCTTGCGGCATATCGTCGCGCGAAGGTGGATCGGCAAGCATTCGCCATGTAGCGCCCGGTATGGCTGTCACGTTAGACGT
The sequence above is drawn from the Phycisphaerae bacterium genome and encodes:
- a CDS encoding response regulator translates to MRRLTATSRLTIGLVSLTISLVLGAEFLGLIPDHSRAALDSRKQLCESLAVCCALAMQTGDNRAIQAAMDELVQRSSEVVSVGLRSSAGELLDESGDHRRHWQTMSGDRSTAEQVQVPLFRDKQRWGTLEIRFTPLAGTGVLGILGRPIIRLALFIAVAGSILFFVYLRRTLQHLDPSSVIPDRVKAMLDTLAEGVLVLDEKERIVLANEAFERHVGEPSAALQGRQASRLGWSDAGLESSVQTLPWLHVLTTGAACTGTQLHFSGKPGDRKFAVNAAPILGEDGKQRGVLVTFDDMTHIEEKNAQLRQTMALLRESRDKVARQNTELSAAKQAAESANQAKSAFLANMSHEIRTPMTAILGFADVLREAQGDQEKRTEWIDAIRRNGEHLLTVINDLLDLSKIEAGKMQVELIDTNPARIVEDVRSLLDVRARDKGIALEMEFHGPVPETIRCDPTRLRQILVNLAGNAIKFTDKGGVTIAAAVEGPTAEDRAVLRFDVKDTGLGMTPEQLDRLFKPFSQADQSTTRKYGGTGLGLVISRQLARLLGGDVTVASEPKRGSTFTVRIDAGTYSELRMVDAGSAIDAASAEAPAASSSLRWSGRVLLAEDGPDNQMLISLLLRRVGLEVDIVGTGADAVARAGNAWEAGRPYDLILMDLMMPELDGNDAVAQLRARGYEMPVIALTAHAMAGIREQCIADGFNDYVSKPINRDALFTTIGRYLQPLEEQPVAADGAAVERPPDAVEAEAATPADEPAAGNVVDIAGMIDLVDGDVTFVRELIETFIANETKLMEELRRAVADSDAESLARSAHALKGSLGALRAWPAFEVAREMEELGLCGDAVEATATLTNLENERQRLLAALTSAMEGDVLATNG
- a CDS encoding cadherin-like domain-containing protein, producing NDAPVVADQSFEMEETAESGTYVGTVAADDPNTSDTLRYSIISGNTGNAFAIDSATGRITVGESGLSSAAQDRFELVVQVEDDYGLSDQATVTIAVAEVNERPYGTSDSYTTSQDGALTVTGGVLNNDGDADGDALTAVLVEGPSHGALTLNADGSFTYTPDEGFYGADGFAYSVDDGETTSDPIAVTIEVAKAEEPQKPEEPEEPQEPAETTVNEEPSPQPAYSPADTPTSGNEPIAPNTPAPAAPQPEPLGDIDSPLPPAPVEVADDVFDDEEMTNPSSAIPSDGDGATAGEDSPSENGSGSESEQAVDQQPQEAAGQGVSEARNGEAPEIAPAGSLSETATADTAPPAQNAPAPQSDSDPAVIVESPALQEAISRMESQMDSELALAQDREAIQVGAVTGVSLLLSAGYVTWCLRAASLLTSLLATTPLWRWFDPVPILDNWSNKNVLPANRPAAGPRDGEDDSEDKLRRLVD
- a CDS encoding prepilin peptidase encodes the protein MPQGLDAVWHAVAGAVDRAMPRTKRFLRQADSVLAWERRLAGISDAGLRARAEVLRERFRLGRETKEDQYEAVAVVREAAWRQMGQRPFPVQLAGGLALASRCIVEMATGEGKTLTAALAATLMGWRGRGCHVVTANDYLARRDAEWMAAVYRFCGLRVAHIENGMPPDERRKAYDADITYCTNKEVAADYLRDRLVLGRRQELGAILLAKKPGGGSVMDRVVQRGLHYAIVDEADCLLIDEAVTPLILCGDSPNPDQVQAFGQASGLTDQLVAGRDYRVDRRRREIGLTEYGKQRLAALATALGAFWRGARRREELIVQALTAREFYLPGRQYMVDGGKVVIVDEFTGRLMPDRQWRDGLHQAIQAKESLAIEPPKETLARMSFQRFFRSYKVLCGMTGTAAEAWREFWQVYRLPVVPVPTHRPCIRERLTDRIFRTEEAKFRAVVERVRAVHQTGRPILVGTRSVAASEHLSRLLEAGGLPHQVLNARYHAEEARIVAEAGQRGRITVATNMAGRGTDIKLGRGVGELGGLHVLATERHEARRIDRQLFGRCARQGDPGSAETMASLEDELVCRYAPRTSMMLRRRYGGAGEEVVSALAGRLFDGAQRRAERLARRQRQAVLAADDWLDRELGFSGAGE